GAGCGCGCGGGCCTGACGGAGTACCAGTCGGCCGTGTACCTCGGACTGCTGGACCAGGGGACGGCGCCGGTCGTCGACGTGGCCGAGCGGGCCGGCGTGCCCACCTCGCAGGTGTACGACGTGGTGCGGACGCTGGAGGACCGCGGGTTCGTCGAGACCGTCGAGGGGGACCGCCTGCACGCCCGTGCGGACGAACCCGGCGACGTGCTCGACGAACTGCGCTCGACGGGGGAGCTGCTGGCCGACGCCGCCGACGAGATCGAGGACCGCTGGGAGCGGCCCGACCCCAGCGAACACCGCGTCAGCGTCGTCAAGCGCCGGCGGACCGTCGTCGAGAACGCCCGCGTCGCCATCGAGGACGCCGCGGTGTCCGTCGAGTTCGGCGGGAGCGCCGCGCAGTTCGCCGAACTCCGGCCCGCGCTGGCGGCCGCCGCCGAGCGCGGCGTCGTCGTCCACGCGTCGGTCAACGGCCCCATCTCCGACACCGACGTGTCCGCCGAGACGCTCGCCGACAGCCCCATCACCGAAGTCCGACACTCCCACTCGCCCGGCTCCTTCCTCACCGTCGTCGACCGCCGGCAGGGCTTCCTCTCGCCGAACGTCCACGCCGACGAGGAGTACGGCGTCCAGGTCGGCGACGACCTGCTGACCTTCCTCTTTCACTGGTCGTTTCTCACCTGCGGGTGGGTCCCCGCAGAGCAGGTACACGTCGCCGAGCCCGACGAGACGGCCTACATCAGCATCGAGGAGTTCGTCCGCCACGCCGCCGTCTGCTGGAGCGAGGGCGCGACCGTCACCGTCGTCGTCCGCGGGCGCGACACCGACACCGGAGACCCCGTTCAGATCCGCGGCGAGTTGGTCGACATTCGCTTCGGCCCCGACAACGGTACCGTCGCCGACCCCTCCTACGACGAACTCGGCGGCACCGTCTCTATCGTCCTCGATACCGTCGAAGGCGACGTCGAGGTCGGCGGCTGGGGCGCCGTCACCGAGGACGTAGAGGCCGAGGTCGTCCGCGTCGAAGGGGTCTCGGAGTAACCGGGCGAGCGGGCCGCCAGCGACCGTGCCCGCGGCTTCCCGCGCTCACGCCCTCACTCCCGCGACCACCGCAGCCCGACCGGCTCGGCGGGCGCGTCCAGCGGACTCGCCGGCACGTCCGCGTGCGGCTCGGGGCTGTGGTAGGCGCTGGGCGCGATGTCGTTCGGTCCATCGGGGTAGAACGCCGACGCGACGGCGTGGAGGTGTTCGCGGCCGACGCCGAGTTCGTACTGGCCGCCGCCGTACAGCGCGATGTCGCGCTCCAGGCAGTACTCGATCGTCTCCAGCAGGTCGGAAACGGTGCCGAACCGCGAGGGCTTGACGTTGAGCCACTCCGGCTCGATCGGCAGGGCCTCGACGCTTTCCACGTCGACGACCGGGTAGTCCCAGGAGAGTCGGTCGGCCACGCCGTCGAGGATCGCCCGGGTCTCGTCGGTGAACTTCGCGTCTTCCAGCACGGCGTCGGGGAACGCCTCGGCGACCTGCCGGTAGCGCTCGGGGTCGGCGTCGGTGTCGACCTCGGTCCCCTCGTAGTAGCTCTTCAGGTCGAGGATGCGCACGCGGTCGGTCGCCGCCAGGTCGTCCATCAGCTCGGGCGTCCACGCGTCGGTCGGGTCGAGCTTGAACTCCATGTCGGGGTCGACGTCGAGCCACTCGTGGATCCGCTCGGCCGAGGGGTCGCCGCCGGTGTCGAGTCGCGTCGAGACGACGAACCGAACCGGGTCGTAGCTCCGGTCGAGCGCCGCGGCGAAGGTGGTGTCGGCCTGTCGCAGTGCCAGGTCCAGCGCCGCGCTCTCGACGGCCCACCGGCGGTAGTGGCGCGACACCTCGCGCTCGGGCGGCTCGGGGAACAGATCTACGTCGTCCAGCGCCGTCGAGAACCCGTCGAAGGTGTACTCCCCCGCGAACGCCCAGTCGAGAGCGCCGCGCTCGTGGGCGTCGCGCAGGCGATCGTGGTCCTCGGTGTCGTAGGCCACGCCCTCGCCGCGGCCGACCGCGCCGTCGGGGCCGCGCAGTTCGACGACGGTCGTCACGCGCGTGAACCCGGCGGAGGTGTCCATCTCGTGGCGGTCGAGGTCGAACCCCTCGACCGCGAGGGGCAGATCCGCGATCCGGTCGTATAGGTCGCTCATACCGCCCCTTCGGACGGAACCCGGTTAACCCTGGTTCAACCGGCAGGGGGCCGCGACCGTCCGGACCCCGGTGGTCCGACCGGTCCGGAGAAGCAACGCTTAAACGCGGTGACGAGGAAGGGCGGGTATGCCCAAGTTCGAACCCGCGGAACGACGCGAGCTCGAGAAGCAGATCTGCATGCGCTGCAACGCCCGCAACTCCGTCGAGGCCGAGAGCTGCCGCAAGTGCGGCTACAAGAATCTCCGCCGCAAGAGCAAAGAGCGCCGCAACGCTTGACATCCTCCCCGCGCTGAAGCGCGAGGATTCCTCCGTTGGGGGTTCGGCTATGCCGATTCCACGGAGGCAACTTGCGGGTTTGTGCGCACTTCTTTGGGACTTTCGTGAGGGTGTGGTTTCCCCGACCAGTCGTGGTCGTCCCACTCGAATCGCACGGGCCGTGCCATCGGCCTGACTTCCGTATCACTGTGTTCTCGAAGGAACGTCTCTGACGCCGTGAGGTCGGCGTGCCCCTCGAAGCCACACGGACACGTCAGCGTATCCCCGTGGCGAACCGTCTCCTCGTGGTCGCCACATTTGGGACACGTCTGACTCGTCCACGCTTCTGACTCGGCTTCAAGGCTGATTCCGTACTCCTCACAGACACACGCGAGACGGTGGATGAACTTCTTGAACGCCCAGAAGTTGTGCGTCTTCTCGTTCACCCTGACCGACCAGTGCGTTTCCAGCACATCGGTCAAATCGCCCACGTACACCGTCGATACGCCCTCCTCGTACAGCCGTTCAACGAGGTCGCGCACTAGCGCGTTCTGTGCGTGGTCACGGCGTTTTGTCCGCTGTCGGTACAGCCGTCGAATCCGTTTGGAACTATAGCGTCTCTCACGTAGTTTCGACTGTAGGCGGGCGATTTCGTCAGTCGTTTCACGGAACCGTCCGAACAACTCCCGACCGTCGTAGAGGTACTGGGAACCAGTAGTCGTGGAACAGGCAACGAGATTGTTTGCGCCAACATCAAGGGCGGCTTCGTGAGAAGCCAGTGGTGAATCCAGTCGAGAATCAGGCACGGTGACTGGTTGAAAAGCCCTGAACGTGTCGCTCACCTCGTCGTACTCAAGTTCCAGACGACCTTGTTCGCCGTCCCACTTCGGGTTGCCTCGGACTCCGAGGCGGAGTCGTTCGTGGTAGCCGAGTCCGTATTCGTCTTTCAGTTCTTGCCCGACGGGGATTTCGAGACGCGACCGCTTGCCCCACTGAATCGTGTACTGGTTGCACCGAATATAGGTACGGAGTTCGTGTCCGTCCTCTTCGTTGCCCCAGTACGACGGTGGGTTAGCGCCCTCGCCTTTCTCTTTGAGGGCGAAGAACGACCGCCACGCTTCGCTGTTCTTGCGTGTGACCTGTTGGACGGTTGCGCTTCCGACGACGCCGTTGTAGCGTCCACGGTATTCGGAAGTGTCCCACACGTCGCCGTCACCGAAGTAGTTCTGACGGCGTTCGTAGGTCAGTTCGTTCCACAGAGAGGCGGACGCATCGAGTAGCCGTAGAAGGCACTCTTTGTCGTTTTCGGTCTGTGGCACCACCTCGAAGGTGTTGACTCGCTTCATTCGTCGCCACCTTCCTGTTCAGCGATGTATCGTTCAACAGCGTCTTTCGAGGTGCTTCCTGCTGTCCCGACATAGTAGGAACGAGTCCACTTCACGCGGTCGTCGTACCGCTGATTGTACTTCCGCGCCGAGATGCCCTTGACCCAGTTGACGATGAGTGAGGGGGCGTTCTTGGGTGGACTCCCGATGAATAGGTGTACGTGGTCAGGCATGACCTCGGACTCGGCCAGTTCGAGGTCTTTGTCCTCACAGATTTCCGCAAAGATGGTTTCGAGACGTTCCTTTGTCTTCCCCGTCAAGTGCGAACGCCGATATTTCGGCACGAACACTATGTGGTAGTAGAGTTCGTATTTCGCGTGACGGGTACTCTTTACCATCTATGTATACTATTGTGACCGAATGGCTTAACGATTGCGTTGGAACCCCGTCTATGCCGTAGTCGGTGGTTGAATACTATTGGTTGGCTTCATCCCCGCGCTGAAGCGCGAGGCTTTCGCCTTGAATTTCCGTAACTCGGCCGTTCTCTCTTTCGCTCTCTCCCTCTCGCCGCGTCAGCGACGCCACCGTTTCCGGTGGGGCGCGTTCGTACGATCGCTCGTCGAGCGGCCGGACCGTCACTCGTCGGGGTACTTCGGTTCGCGGCGTTCGGCCCGTCCGAGCGCCCGCTCGACGACCGCGCGCACGTCGCCCTCGAAGACGTCGCCGTGGCCGCTGTACATGTGCTTCACGCTCTCCGGCAGCCGCTCCAGGAGGTCCTCGATCGATTCGATGAGCCGTTCGCGGGACTGGCCGGCCATGTCGGTGCGGCCGAAGCTGCCGTCGTCGAAGGCGCCGTCGTCGTGGACGACCACGTCGCCGGAAAAGAGCGAGGCGTCCGAGACCAGCGAGACGTGGTCGTCGGCGTGGCCCGGCGTGAAGACGACCTCGCAGGTCTCCTCGCCGACGGTCACGGTGTCGCCGTCGGCGAGTTCGTCGGTGCGTCGCGGGTGGTCGGCGTAGGCGTACACCTCGGCGTCGAAGGCGTCGAGGACGGCGTCCAGTTGCGAGACGTGGTCGCCGTGCTGGTGGGTGAGGACCACGCGGTCGAGGTCGTCGGTGTACTCGGCGATCACGTCGACGACGCCGCTCATCGCGCCCGCGTCGACCAGCGTCGGCGACTCGCCGAGCGCGAGGTAGGCGTTGCTCGTGAACGTCTCGGCGTCGGCGGTGACGTTGACGACTTCCATGGTCGGTGTGTCGGTTGCCGTCCGCTTTAGTGTGGTGACGGACGAGGCGTCTCCGCTCGCCGCAGCCGCCCGCGGCGCTGCCGTTCTCGCCGCGGCTTCGACTCCCGAACCTCCGGAGAGGGTTTCGACCACCCACAGAGTCAAGCGGACGCCGCGTGCAAACGAGGCGCATGGGGCCCGAGTACGACTTCGACCTGGACGAGGAGCCGCGCACGCTCGACATCACAGATCTGGAACGCATCGAGCGGTACAAAGAGGCGGGCTACGGCGGCAGCGTCGCCGACGCGTTGTACAACGTCGGCGTCCGCCGGTTCGTCTTCGACCGGGACTTCTTCGGCGTCAACCGCGGCCAGACCCTCGCCGGGCGAGCGCTCCCGGTGAAACTGCACACCTACCCCAAGACCGACGAGGTCGAGGCGTACCTGGAGGAGAAGTGGGAGGAAGAGAACGACGGCGTCCACCCCCAGAAGGAACTGATGCGGACCGTCGAGGCGAAAGACGACGGGACGGTCCTCTGTTTCGACACGGGCGGGGACACCCAGCCGGCCCATTTCGGCGAGATGTCCTGCACGCTGGCGAAGGCCCACGGCGCCCGGGGGATGCTCTGTGCGGGGAACGTCCGCGACACCCGCTATATAAGCGAGATGGAGGAGTTCCCCGTCTACACGCGGGGGACGGTCCCGAACTGGCACGGCGGCTGGGAGATCATCGAGGTCGACCAGCCGATCCACGTCCCGGGCCACCTCTCCCATTACGTGACGATCCGGCCCGGCGACTTCGTGTTCGCCGACTTCGACGGCGCGCAGTTGATCCCCCGCGAAGTCGTCGACGAAGTGCTCCTCCGCGTCGAGGCGATCCACGAGTCGGAACAGGAGGAACGCCGGCAGATCGAGGAGGGGATGCCAATCGACGAGGTCTACGAGGAGTACGGCGTGCTCTGAGCGCGGTCGCTCGACGGGTCGGGGGCTGCCGACCGCCGAACGCGACCGGGGAACGAAGCGGATGATTTTTGATGGAGAGTGTCGTGGGCTGTGGTATGTCGACACAGAGCGCTCGCGACGGGGCGGCCGGGCGCGACGACGGCGGGCTCCCCGACGCCGTCCCCGTCTCGCTGGACCGGACGACGCGGCTCAGCTGGGAGCTGGGCGACCGCGTGACGAGCGGGGCCGACGCGACGCTGGCTGGCGAGTGGCGCTGTCACACGACACCGTGGGCGGTGGCCGTCTTCGACGTGACCGACCACACCGTCCTCGTCCGCGTCCGGACGCCGGTCGGCCGCGAACTGTTCTACGGCGCCGCCGACGCCGACCTGGCCGCGGCCCGCGACGCCCTCGCCGCGGCGCCAGACTGGGGTCGCCGGGACTGATACCGCGCCGCGGTCGACACCTCACAGCGGCCGCGCCGTCGCCGGCCTGTCGGCGACCGCTCGGCGACGTTCCGGGCGGAATCTCGCCGACTGCGCGCCTGCGCACACCTGCCCAAATCTTTTCGCCGCTTCGGCCGATATCGGGGTATGGAGTACGTCACGGCCGCAGGCGTCGACGTGCCGGCACTGGGATTCGGCACCGCCCGGATGGACGGCCACGAGGAGCGCCGCCGCGCCGTCTCGGCGGCGCTCGACGCGGGTTACCGGCACGTCGACACCGCCCAGATCTACGGGAGCGAGCCCGCGGTCGGCGAGGCCGTCCGCGAGTCGCCGGTCGACCGCGAGGAGCTGTTCGTCACGACGAAGCTCTCGCGGGACAACCGCGCGTACGACGACGCCGTCGCGTCGACCCGCGCGAGCCTCGACCGCCTCGACACCGACTACGTCGACTTGCTGCTCGTCCACTCGCCCAACGACGACGTGCCCCACGCCGAGACGCTGCGGGCGATGAACGACTGCCGGGACGACGGCCTCGTCCGCCACGTCGGCGTCTCGAACTTTTCGGTCGAACAGACCCGCGAGGCGATGGACGCCTCCGAGGCCCCGATCCTCACCAACCAGGTCGAGTACCACGTCCGGAAGCGCCGCGACGACCTCCTGCGCTTTTGCGTCGAGGAGGGCGTGATGCTGACCGCCTACAGCCCGCTCGACGTCGGCGGCCTCGCCGACGACGGCGCTCTCGCCGAGATCGGCGACCGCTACGGCAAGACCGCGAGTCAGGTCGCGCTCCGCTGGCTGGTCCAGCAGCCGATGGTCTCGGCGATCCCGATGTCCTCGAATCCCGAGCACGTCCGGGCGAACGTCGACGTCTTCGACTTCGAACTCACTGCCGACGAGATGGAACGACTGTTCGACCGGGGCGGCCCGATCGACGGGATCCGGTCGGCGCTCGGGCTGTAGGCGAGCGCTCGCTCCCCCTCCCGAGCGGTCGCCGGCCGAACGATTATCGCGTCGGCAGCGCAACCGGGAGCCATGGCCCGAGACCTCGACGACGTGGACCGGGGGATCCTCCACGCGCTGCAGGAGAACGCCAGGGAGGCGACGGCCGCCGAGATGGCGGACGCGGTGGGGGTCTCGGCCAGCACGGTCAGGAACCGGATCGAGCGCCTGGAGTCGACCGGCGTGGTCCGGGGGTATCATCCCGACATCGACTACGAGCGGGCGGGCTTCCAGCTGCACGTCTTCGTCGTCTGTCGCGCGGCGCCCCCCGACCGGTCGTCGCTGGCCGCGGAGCTACTGGAGCTGTCGGGCGTCGTCCGGGTTCGCGAGCTGTTGACCGGGACCGAGAACCTCCACGTCGAGGCGGTCGCCGCGGACTCCGCCGCCGTCGACGACCTCCTCGCGGCGATCACCGGCCTGGGGATCGAGATCGTCAGCTCCGACATCGTCAACACGACCCACGTCCAGCCGTTCGACCACTTCGGCGCCGACGCGGTCCCGGACGGCTGACGCCCACCGGTCGACGCGCGAACATGTCCGTGCGACGGCCAGTCGATCCCACGGGTCAGACCGGGGAGGGAACTGCGAATTCCGCAGATATATCGCCGCTCCCTACAGAATCTTGCGTACGCACCGCCACGGTTAAGCCGGTCGCTGTCGGACGGTCGCACGGTGATGGGTGATATGTTGAGCACCAAGGTAAGCACGGAGATCGCGGCGCGGGAAGGCGTCGACCCGCTGCAACTGGACGAGCCGCTCTACGACGTGATAGACGTCGGCGCGCTGGAACGGCTGGTCGAGACGGCCGGGCGACGGGGCGACGGGGAGTTCGAGGTCGAGTTCACGTACTACGGCTACGACGTGGCGGTCGACGGATCGGGCGAGGTTACCGTCACCGGCGGCCCGTCCGCCGCCGGCGACGCCGGCCGGGAATCGGCCGACCAGCCGGCCACCGGGCGATAGCCGCGAGCGCCTCGGTGGGTTGACCGCCGCGAGCGACTGCGCCGCCGTCGCGATGGGGGTGGCTCGGTGTCACGCGTCGGTCTCGACGCCGCGGATCTCGAAGCGCGCGCCGCCGGCCTCGCTCTCGACGATACCGACCGACCAGCCGTGGGCGTCGGCGATCTGTTCGACGATGGAGAGCCCGAAGCCGGTCCCCTCCGTCGCGGTCGAATAGCCGCTGGAGAACACGCGGTCGCGTTCGGCCTCGTCGATCCCCGGGCCGTCGTCGGCGACGAAGAAGCCCGACCCGTCGTCGAGTCGGCCGACCCGGACGGTCACGACCCCGGTCGAACCGTCGGTCGCCGGGTCGCCGGCCTCGGTCGCCTCGTCGGCGCGGGATCGGCCGCCGGTGGCCCCGTGCTCGACGGCGTCCTCGGGAGTTTGCGACCGAGGGCTCGTGGAACCGTGTTCCACGGCGTTCGCGAGCAGGTTCCCGAGCAGTTGCTGGAGGCGGCTCCGGTCGGCGCGGACGGCCGCGTCGGTCTCGATGACGAGGGTCGCCTCGGGGGTGCGGACGCTCCGCCAGCACGAGCGGGCGGCGTCGTCGAGGTCGACGGGCTCGATGTCGAGGACGGCCTTGCCCTCGCGGCCGAGCGTGAGCAGGTCCTCGATGAGCGCCTCCATGCGGTCGTGGGCGCGCTCGACGGCGTCGAGGTGGTCGCTGTCGCACTCCTCGCGGACGAAATCGAGCCGTGCCGTCGCGACCTGCAGGGGGTTGCGCAGGTCGTGAGAGACGATGCTCGCGAACTCGTCGAGGCGCTCGTTCTGCCGTTCGAGCTCCCGGCGGTGGCGCCGGGACTCGTCCTCGCGGGCGGCCCGGTCGAGGGCGGCCTCGACGGTGCTGGCGAAGACGTGCGCCAGCGACACGTCCACCTCGTCGAAGTCGGCGGGGTCGGTCGAGCCGACGACTGCGACGCCGTACTCGCCCAGCGGCAGGACGATCTCGCTCGACAGCGGCGTGTCGGGGTTGTAGCGGTCCGGCTCGTCGGTCAAGTCCTCGCAGACGACGATGTCGCCGGTCTCGAAGGCTTCCCAGGCGAGGCTCCCCTCGCCGTCGAAAGCGGGCATCTCGCCGAACAGCGCGTCGGCCGCCTCAGTCTGGACGACCGGGCGGAGCCGCTCGCCCGCGTCGTCGGCCAGCCAGACGCCGTTGACGTCGCGGCCGAGGACGGACCGGCCGATCTCGACGGCGTGTTCGGCGACGGTCTCGGGGTCCGGGGCGTCCATGAACCCCTCGGTCGCGTCCGTGAGCCCGGCGAGCGCGTCCTCGCGGCGCTTGCGCTCGGTGATATCCCGCGAGACGGCGAGATACCGGTCCGCACCGCGCAGGTCGACGCGGACCAGGTTGACCTCGACGGGGAACGTCGACCCGTCGGCCCGACGGTAGCGACCGTCGAACTTCCGCGACTCGCCGACGGCCATCCCGTCGAGCAGCGACCGCACGGCATCGGGGTCGGCCGTCTCGTCGACCTCCCAGACGGCCGTCCCGAGCAGGTCGTCCTCGTCGTAGCCCAGCGCGTCGCAGAGCCGCGGGTTCGCGTCGACGATCCGCCCCTCGGGGTCGAGCACGTCGATCATGTCCGGGAAGTTGTCGACCAGCGCCTCCAGGCGGGCGCCGGTCGCTTCGAGCTCCCGCTCGCGGCGCTCGGTCACGTCGCGGCCGATGGCGACGATGCCGTCGAACTCGCCGTCGATCTCCAGGCGGGCCAGCCGGTAGTCGACGATCGCCCGCCCGTGGCCGGGGAACCGCGCCTCGACCTCGCCGCCGACCGCCTCGCGCTCGCCCTCGACCAGCGCCCGGAACGGGTCGGCGTCGGCCCCGGCCCGGATCTCCTCGGCGAGCGCGCTCTTCGTCCCCTCCAGTTCCTCCGAGGTCGCCCCCATGAACTCCGCGAGGTGGTCGTTGACGACGGCGAAGCGGCCGTCGGCGTCGTAGATGCACGCGGAGTTCGGCATCGCGTTCACCATGCTCCGGTAGCGTTCGAGCGTCTGTTCGCGCTCGCGGCGCTCGGTCACGTCGGTGATGAACCCCTCGATGCGGTCGACGCCGCCACCGCCGCCGTCGGTAGTGATCGCCCGCCCGCGCTCCCACATCCACCGGGTCTCGCCGTCGGCGGTCCGGATCCGGTAGGTCACTTCGAAGGGGGCGCCCTCGCTCACCGCCGACTGGACCGACTCCCACATCTCCTCGCGGTCGTCCGGGTGGAGCACGTCCGTTCCCCAGTTCACGTCGCTCGACTCCAGCGTCGCGGCGGCGTAGCCGGTGATCTCGGCGCACTCGCCGGCGACGAACTCCATGGGCCACCCGGACTCGTTGCGACAGCGGTAGACGATCCCCGGGAGGTTGCTGATCAGCGTCTCCAGCCGGCGGTTGCGCTCCTCCAGCGCCCGCCGCGACCGGGCCGCCGAGACGGCGTTGTCGATCCGGTTGGCCAGCAGCGCGTACTGGTCGGCCCCGGTCCCCTTCTGGAGGTAGTCCGTCACCCCCGCCGAGACGGCGTCGCTCGCCACCTCCTCGCTCCCCTTGCCCGTGTAGAGGATAAAGGGGAGGTCGGGGCGGTCGGCGCGAACCCGTTCGAGGAACTCGATCCCGTTCGTCCCGGGCATGTCGTAGTCGCTGACGACGCAGTCGACCCGCTCGCCCGCGAGCCGTTCCAGCCCCTCGTCCGGGTTGGTCGCCGTCACCACCTCGAACCGGTCGTCCTCGCGTTCGAGCGCCGACGCGACCAGCGCCGACAGGTCCGGGTCGTCGTCGACGTGCAGGACGCGGATCGTCGTCGGTGTCGCGCTCATGGCTGGCCAGTCTACCCGTTGTTGGCGGACATCGACCATAAGCCTGTGACTTTCTTTCAGGTCGCTCGCCGGTCGATCACCCGTTGGCCTCGCTCGCTCCGTCGGCGGCGCCGTGAGCGCGCTCGACGGCCCCTCGGAGCCGCTCGCGCCCGGCGGCGCGGACGAGATGCGAGTCGCAGTCGCAGTCGGAGGCGCCGAACCCCGCGACGCGCTCGATGCCGTCCGCCCGGGCGAGCGTGCGACCGACCGCACACTCCACGTCGGCGTCGGCCGTCCGGACGACCGCCTCGACGGCGGCGTCGGGGTGGCCCAGCAGGTAGTCGATGTGCCAGTGGCGGGCGTCGCGCTCGCCGGCGGCCAGCTCGCGGTGGCGCTCGACGCGGGCGAACCCGCCCGGCCCGAACGCGCTCCCGGTGTAAGCGTAGGCGCCCGCCGCGAACGCGACCTCGCCCAGCGCCCCCACCTCGATCGTCGCCGGCGTCGCCAGTTCGACGAGCAGCGTGTACGTCCCCTCGGTCATCGCCGCCGGCTTGGGTCACCACCGGCAAGTGCCTGGCGGGTTCGGGCGAAGACACGGCTGCCGGGCCGACCTCGTCGCCGACTCATACGGATTAGTGCAAGACATTCCGGGATCGACCGCACGCGGTCGTGCGGTCGACCCGGTAAACGCTTGCACTAATCCATATCAGACCGCCGGACCGACCTCGTCGAGGGCGGCGTCGGCGAGCTTCGCCTCCGCCCTCCGGAGGTGTTCGCCGGCGGTCTGGGCCGAACAGCCCAGCACGGCGGCCACGTCGGCGTGTGTCGCCTCCCGCGGGTGCTCGTAGTAGCCCAGCTCCGTCGCGACGACCAGCGCCTCGCGCTGGCGGTCGCTCAGCGACCCGTCGGCGGACTCGCTCGCGGCCGGCGTCGAGGAGATCTCGTCGATCCGGACGTCGATATCGTCGCCCCGGCGCTCGAAGGCGGTCTGGAGCGGCCCGGGGTCGCCGACGATAGTCGCGTGGATCGCCCCCTCACGGAACACCACGGGCGTCCGAACGATCAGCCCGCCCGATTCGAGCGCGCCGGCGAGGCACCCGAAGATCGGGACCGCCGACCGTTCGACGCGGAGGAGGACGCGAGGGGCCGCGCCGTCGGCGTCGTCGCCGGCTCCACCGGCTCCCTGGCCGGTCGTCTCACAGCGCTCGACCCCGGAGGTGTCGAGGGCGGCGTCGACCAGGGGCGCGGGGTCACCGTCCACGGCGAGGAGGATCATCGCCTCGTCGGCGACGAGGTTCCAGTCGATCACGCGGGCGCGGTCGACGGCGGCCGCGTTCGCCAGCCGGTCGAACAGCGGCGGCGCCCGCGAGCCGTCAACGCTTGCGGTGACGCGGACGTGTTTCACGGTCGGACCGTCCGGCCAGGGGGTAATAAATCCCGGTTCTATACCGCCCGGAACGCCCTCCCGGGGGGCGCCACACTGACGGAGTACATGTCCGACGAGACATCGCGACCGACGCGGCGACCGGACCGAGACGACGGCAGCGACCGCCCGCTCGCCGTCGATACCGAGGGACTGGCGCTCACCTACGCCGACGGGACCGAGGCGGTCGAGGACGTGACGCTGTCGGTCCCTTCGGGGGAGTGTTTCGGCTTCCTCGGGGCCAACGGCGCGGGGAAGACGACGACGATCAAGGTGCTCTCGACGCTGCTCGAACCGACCACCGGGCGCGTCCGGGTCGTCGGCCGCGACGTGACGGCCGAGCGCGCGAACGTCCGAGCGTCGATCGGCTACATGGCCCAGGAGACCAGCGTCGACGAGGAGCTCACCGCCCGCGAGAACCTCGCGTTCGCCTGCGACGCCTACGGCGTCCCGACGGACGAGCGGACCGACCGCATCGCGGAGCTGCTGGACCTGGTCGACCTGGCCGACGTGGCCGACACGCCCGCCGGGAACTTCTCCGGCGGGATGAAAAAACGGCTGGACGCGGCGACGGCGCTGGTCCACGACCCCGAACTCGTCTTCCTCGACGAGCCGACGACCGGGCTGGACCCGACGGCCCGCGAGCGTCTGTGGGCGTACTTCCGGCGGATCAACGACCGGGGGACGACCGTCTTCCTCACCACGCAGTACCTCGAAGAGGCCGACCGGCTCTGCGACCGGGTCGCGGTCGTCCGGGACGGCCGCATCGTCGCCGACGACTCGCCCGAGCGGCTCAAGCGCCGCGTCGGCGGCGAGACGGTCGCGCTGGAGATCGATGGTGGCCCCGACGCCGTCGAGTCGGCCGCGGCGGTCGTCCGCGAGTCGGCAGCGCTCGACGCCGCTGCGACCGGCGACGCGGGGCGGCCGTCCGACGCCGGACCGACAGTCGAGACGACCGACGACGCCGTCCGCGTCACGGCACGGGACGCCAGCGACCTGGGGCCGGACCTGCTGCTCGCGCTCCGCGACGCCGGCGTCGCCGTGACGGGCTTCGCCGTCGCGGAGCCGACGCTGGACGACGTGTTCTTCGCCGTCGCCGACGAGTCGGTCGACGACCTCTCGGAGCGCGAGACGGGACGATTCGACCGCGATCGCGGGACGGGCCAGTCCGGCGACGACG
The window above is part of the Halosimplex rubrum genome. Proteins encoded here:
- a CDS encoding Lrp/AsnC family transcriptional regulator, whose product is MARDLDDVDRGILHALQENAREATAAEMADAVGVSASTVRNRIERLESTGVVRGYHPDIDYERAGFQLHVFVVCRAAPPDRSSLAAELLELSGVVRVRELLTGTENLHVEAVAADSAAVDDLLAAITGLGIEIVSSDIVNTTHVQPFDHFGADAVPDG
- a CDS encoding HalOD1 output domain-containing protein, with protein sequence MGDMLSTKVSTEIAAREGVDPLQLDEPLYDVIDVGALERLVETAGRRGDGEFEVEFTYYGYDVAVDGSGEVTVTGGPSAAGDAGRESADQPATGR
- a CDS encoding aldo/keto reductase, with translation MEYVTAAGVDVPALGFGTARMDGHEERRRAVSAALDAGYRHVDTAQIYGSEPAVGEAVRESPVDREELFVTTKLSRDNRAYDDAVASTRASLDRLDTDYVDLLLVHSPNDDVPHAETLRAMNDCRDDGLVRHVGVSNFSVEQTREAMDASEAPILTNQVEYHVRKRRDDLLRFCVEEGVMLTAYSPLDVGGLADDGALAEIGDRYGKTASQVALRWLVQQPMVSAIPMSSNPEHVRANVDVFDFELTADEMERLFDRGGPIDGIRSALGL
- a CDS encoding GIY-YIG nuclease family protein, with amino-acid sequence MTEGTYTLLVELATPATIEVGALGEVAFAAGAYAYTGSAFGPGGFARVERHRELAAGERDARHWHIDYLLGHPDAAVEAVVRTADADVECAVGRTLARADGIERVAGFGASDCDCDSHLVRAAGRERLRGAVERAHGAADGASEANG
- a CDS encoding PAS domain S-box protein, with protein sequence MSATPTTIRVLHVDDDPDLSALVASALEREDDRFEVVTATNPDEGLERLAGERVDCVVSDYDMPGTNGIEFLERVRADRPDLPFILYTGKGSEEVASDAVSAGVTDYLQKGTGADQYALLANRIDNAVSAARSRRALEERNRRLETLISNLPGIVYRCRNESGWPMEFVAGECAEITGYAAATLESSDVNWGTDVLHPDDREEMWESVQSAVSEGAPFEVTYRIRTADGETRWMWERGRAITTDGGGGGVDRIEGFITDVTERREREQTLERYRSMVNAMPNSACIYDADGRFAVVNDHLAEFMGATSEELEGTKSALAEEIRAGADADPFRALVEGEREAVGGEVEARFPGHGRAIVDYRLARLEIDGEFDGIVAIGRDVTERRERELEATGARLEALVDNFPDMIDVLDPEGRIVDANPRLCDALGYDEDDLLGTAVWEVDETADPDAVRSLLDGMAVGESRKFDGRYRRADGSTFPVEVNLVRVDLRGADRYLAVSRDITERKRREDALAGLTDATEGFMDAPDPETVAEHAVEIGRSVLGRDVNGVWLADDAGERLRPVVQTEAADALFGEMPAFDGEGSLAWEAFETGDIVVCEDLTDEPDRYNPDTPLSSEIVLPLGEYGVAVVGSTDPADFDEVDVSLAHVFASTVEAALDRAAREDESRRHRRELERQNERLDEFASIVSHDLRNPLQVATARLDFVREECDSDHLDAVERAHDRMEALIEDLLTLGREGKAVLDIEPVDLDDAARSCWRSVRTPEATLVIETDAAVRADRSRLQQLLGNLLANAVEHGSTSPRSQTPEDAVEHGATGGRSRADEATEAGDPATDGSTGVVTVRVGRLDDGSGFFVADDGPGIDEAERDRVFSSGYSTATEGTGFGLSIVEQIADAHGWSVGIVESEAGGARFEIRGVETDA
- a CDS encoding helix-turn-helix domain-containing protein gives rise to the protein MKHVRVTASVDGSRAPPLFDRLANAAAVDRARVIDWNLVADEAMILLAVDGDPAPLVDAALDTSGVERCETTGQGAGGAGDDADGAAPRVLLRVERSAVPIFGCLAGALESGGLIVRTPVVFREGAIHATIVGDPGPLQTAFERRGDDIDVRIDEISSTPAASESADGSLSDRQREALVVATELGYYEHPREATHADVAAVLGCSAQTAGEHLRRAEAKLADAALDEVGPAV